Proteins co-encoded in one Gossypium arboreum isolate Shixiya-1 chromosome 11, ASM2569848v2, whole genome shotgun sequence genomic window:
- the LOC108474259 gene encoding eukaryotic translation initiation factor 2 subunit beta, translating to MADDEVKDEVPEITSFDPTKKKKKKKVVIQDPADESVDKLAEKTEALSVSEGLDFSNLKKKKKKPVEANTFTDESGDAGDDFDGHIDGDEEGEGIVLQQRYPWDGTDRDYIYDELLGRVFNILRENNPELAGDRRRTVMRPPQVLREGTKKTVFVNFMDLCKTMHRQPDHVMAFLLAELGTSGSLDGQQRLVVKGRFAPKNFEGILRRYINEYVICLGCKSPDTILSKENRLFFLRCEKCGSGRSVAPIKAGFVARVGRRNAGT from the exons ATGGCAGATGATGAAGTGAAGGATGAGGTGCCGGAA ATCACATCATTTGATCCTactaaaaagaagaagaagaagaaggttgTGATTCAGGACCCTGCAGATGAATCTGTTGACAAGTTGGCAGAGAAAACGGAGGCATTATCAG TTTCTGAAGGGCTCGACTTTAGCAAtctgaaaaagaagaagaagaaacca GTAGAGGCCAATACATTCACTGACGAAAGTGGGGATGCAGGAGATGATTTTGATG GTCATATTGATGGGGATGAAGAAGGTGAAGGCATTGTCTTGCAACAACGGTACCCTTGGGATGGAACTGACCGTGATTATATATATGATGAG CTTCTTGGTCGGGTGTTCAACATTCTCCGGGAGAACAACCCTGAGCTTGCTGGAGACAGACGTAGAACTGTTATGAGGCCTCCACAAGTTCTTCGTGAGGGCACCAAGAAAACTGTTTTTGTAAATTTCATGGATCTATGCAAGAC AATGCATCGACAACCAGACCATGTCATGGCCTTCTTGCTTGCTGAGCTGGGGACAAGTGGATCACTTGATGGGCAGCAAAGGTTGGTTGTGAAGGGCAGGTTTGCACCAAAAAATTTTGAAGGGATCCTAAGGCGTTACATCA ATGAGTATGTCATTTGCCTTGGATGCAAAAGTCCAGATACAATTCTTTCAAAGGAGAATCGTCTTTTCTTTCTCAGATGTGAGAAG TGTGGGTCTGGCCGATCAGTTGCTCCGATTAAAGCTGGTTTCGTTGCTCGTGTTGGCCGCAGAAATGCTGGTACTTAG
- the LOC108474277 gene encoding condensin-1 complex subunit CAP-D2 isoform X2 yields MLNLIANSLEINLSLLFGSADPDENYLSFIVKNTFSMFEKATLLKDSETKDALCHIIGACATKYHYTEQSSASIMHLLHKYDFVVTHMADAVAFAEKKYADGTLACSLIREIGRTNPKSYVKDTAGAENIGRFLVELADRLPKLVSTNIGLLIPHFGGESYKIRNALVGVLGKLVAKAFKDVEGEVSAKSIRLQTKQAMLEILLERCRDVSAYTRSRVLQVWAELCEEHSVSIGLWNEVASVAAGRLEDKSAIVRKSALNLLIMMLQHNPFGPQLRIASFQATLEQYKKKLNELEPVKLTEGMMDGVPSDNDSINGEGEVDNGNAEEVTNYQPESLTDSLTHTEQEIASKDSSVPDVGNVEQTRALVASLEAGLKFSECIAATMPTLLQLMASSSATDVENTILLLMRCRQFQIDGAEACLRKMLPLVFSQDKSIYEAVENAFVTIYIRKSPVETAKNLLNLAIDSNVGDQAALEFIVGALVSKGDISSIAISALWDFFCFNVNGTTAEQCRGALAIICMAAKSSSAILGSHLQDIIDIGFGRWAKVDPLLARTACIAIQRLSNEDKKKLVLSNGSRIFGILESLITGFGLPDNIWYAAADKAIDAVYILHPTPETLAADLVKKSLSSVFDDTRGDALQNDIASGNSIVLSTIQVVKLSRYLFVASHVAMNQLAYIESCVRKIQKQKGNKGKVDSEGTENAETQKDNGINAELGLAASEDAVLDTLAERAEKEIVSGSYSEKNLIGECAPFLSKLCRNFVLMQKYPILQASAMLALCRFMIIDAKFCDENLQLLFTVVENAPSEIVRSNCTIALGDLAVRFPNLLEPWTENMYARLKDPSVSVRKNAVLVLSHLILNDMMKVKGYINEMAVRVEDKDERISNLAKLFFHELSKKGSNPIYNLLPDILGKLSTQDLQKVSFCNIMQFLIGSIKKDKQMESLVEKLCNRFSGVTDVLQWENISYCLSQLSFTEKGVKKLIESFKTYEHALSEDSVMDHFRNIINKGKKFAKPELKVCIEEFEEKLNKFHMEKKEQEVTARNAEIHRQKVGNMEGFVMAGNNGEESTESDIAEGVSDSEVINTSVEVQTESSNDESTSKLVEPEESSGACSEVTEQEEETEIQSQRDNKKGASRSRVKKSNMKDVKVTLSATTQRVTRLRKKVEE; encoded by the exons ATGCTTAACCTGATTGCGAACTCACTCGAGATCAACCTCTCGTTGCTCTTTGGATCTGCTGACCCAGACGAAAATTATCTATCTTTTATTGTAAA AAATACGTTTTCTATGTTTGAAAAGGCCACACTTCTAAAGGACTCAGAAACAAAAGATGCTCTATGTCATATCATTGGAGCTTGCGCTACAAAGTATCACTACACAGAGCAATCATCTGCTTCGATTATGCATCTTCTTCACAAATATGACTTTGTTGTTACCCACATGGCTGATGCCGTTGCTTTTGCTGAGAAGAAGTACGCTGATGGAACACTTGCTTGTTCTCTTATCAGAGAGATAGGGAGGACTAACCCCAAATCCTATGTGAAGGATACAGCAGGGGCTGAAAATATTGGGCGCTTCCTGGTGGAGCTTGCTGATCGACTACCAAAGCTAGTTTCGACTAACATTGGACTTTTGATTCCACACTTTGGGGGAGAATCTTATAAGATAAGGAATGCCCTTGTAGGTGTTTTGGGTAAATTAGTTGCAAAAGCATTTAAGGATGTTGAAGGTGAAGTGAGTGCTAAATCCATTCGTCTTCAGACCAAGCAAGCCATGTTGGAAATTTTGCTTGAGCGGTGTAGAGATGTTTCAGCTTATACGAGGAGTCGAGTTCTTCAAGTTTGGGCTGAGCTATGTGAAGAGCATTCTGTTTCAATTGGTTTATGGAATGAGGTTGCATCTGTTGCCGCTGGGAGATTGGAAGATAAGAGTGCCATTGTTAGAAAATCTGCATTAAATTTACTAATTATGATGTTGCAGCATAATCCTTTTGGTCCACAACTTCGAATAGCTTCATTTCAAGCAACTCTGGAGCAATACAAGAAGAAGCTAAATGAGCTTGAACCTGTTAAATTGACTGAAGGCATGATGGATGGAGTACCCTCTGATAATGATTCAATTAATGGCGAAGGTGAAGTTGATAATGGAAATGCTGAAGAGGTCACGAACTACCAACCTGAGAGTTTAACTGATAGTTTAACCCATACGGAACAAGAGATTGCTAGTAAAGATAGTTCTGTGCCAGATGTTGGGAACGTGGAGCAGACTAGGGCCTTGGTTGCCTCCCTTGAGGCTGGCTTGAAATTTTCTGAGTGCATAGCTGCGACAATGCCAACACTCCTTCAATTGATGGCTTCGTCTTCTGCCACAGATGTTGAGAACACTATTCTCTTGCTGATGAGATGTAGACAATTCCAAATTGATGGTGCAGAAGCCTGTCTACGCAAGATGTTGCCACTG GTATTTTCTCAAGACAAATCCATATATGAAGCTGTGGAGAATGCTTTTGTAACAATATATATTAGGAAAAGCCCAGTAGAGACTGCTAAAAATCTTTTGAATCTAGCCATTGATTCAAATGTAGGGGATCAAGCGGCCCTTGAGTTCATTGTTGGTGCCTTGGTGTCTAAAGGTGATATTTCCAGTATAGCG ATATCCGCACTATGGGATTTCTTTTGCTTTAATGTTAATGGAACAACTGCTGAGCAATGTCGTGGAGCTTTAGCTATCATCTGCATGGCAGCGAAATCATCCAGTGCAATTCTTGGCTCCCACTTACAAGACATTATTGATATTGGGTTTGGACGTTGGGCCAAAGTAGATCCTTTATTAGCTAGGACAGCATGCATTGCTATCCAGAGATTGTCTAATGAGGACAAGAAAAAGTTGGTGCTTAGTAATGGGAGCCGAATATTTGGTATTCTGGAAAGCTTGATCACAGGGTTTGGGCTTCCAGATAACATATGGTATGCTGCTGCTGATAAAGCAATAGATGCAGTATACATACTTCATCCTACACCAGAAACCTTAGCTGCTGATCTTGTTAAGAAATCTCTtagttcggtttttgatgataCCAGAGGAGATGCATTACAAAACGACATTGCAAGTGGTAACTCCATTGTGCTTTCCACTATTCAAGTAGTAAAGCTTAGCCGATATTTATTTGTCGCAAGTCATGTTGCCATGAACCAACTGGCGTACATTGAATCTTGTGTTCGGAAGATCCAGAAACAGAAAGGCAATAAAGGAAAAGTGGATTCTGAAGGTACAGAAAATGCAGAAACACAAAAG GATAATGGTATCAATGCTGAACTGGGTCTTGCTGCTTCTGAGGATGCAGTGCTAGACACACTtgctgagagagctgagaaagaaattGTTTCTGGTAGTTACAGTGAAAAGAATTTGATTGGAGAATGTGCACCTTTCCTTAGTAAACTGTGCCGAAATTTTGTTTTGATGCAGAAG TATCCAATACTACAGGCCTCTGCAATGCTTGCCTTATGTCGATTCATGATTATAGATGCCAAATTTTG TGATGAAAATCTCCAGCTTCTCTTCACTGTTGTGGAGAATGCGCCATCAGAAATTGTTCGTTCCAATTGCACTATTGCTCTTGGAGATTTGGCAGTTCGCTTTCCTAATCTGTTAGAGCCATGGACAGAGAACATGTATGCTCGGTTAAAGGATCCTTCAGTTTCAGTTAGAAAGAATGCTGTTCTGGTCCTTTCACATCTCATACTAAATGACATGATGAAG gtaaaaggTTACATAAACGAGATGGCTGTACGAGTAGAAGACAAAGATGAGAGGATCTCTAATTTGGCTAAACTCTTTTTTCATGAGTTGTCAAAGAAAG GAAGCAATCCAATATATAATTTACTTCCAGATATCCTTGGCAAATTATCCACCCAAGATCTGCAGAAAGTGTCTTTCTGCAACATCATGCAGTTCTTAATTGGTTCCATCAAGAAG GACAAACAAATGGAATCACTTGTTGAAAAGCTCTGCAATAGATTTAGTGGAGTTACAG ATGTTTTGCAATGGGAGAATATTTCTTACTGCCTTTCTCAGTTATCATTCACTGAAAAGGGAGTGAAAAAGCTAATAGAGTCATTCAAGACTTACGAACATGCCCTATCTGAGGATTCCGTGATGGATCATTTTAGAAACATCATTAACAAG GGCAAGAAGTTTGCTAAACCAGAACTGAAAGTATGCATTGAGGAGTTCGAGGAGAAACTTAATAAGTTCCACATGGAAAAGAAGGAGCAAGAGGTTACTGCAAGAAATGCAGAAATACATCGACAGAAGGTTGGCAATATGGAAGGTTTTGTTATGGCTGGAAATAATGGAGAAGAAAGTACAGAATCTGACATTGCTGAAG GTGTTAGCGATAGTGAGGTTATCAATACGTCAGTGGAAGTGCAAACCGAATCTTCAAATGATGAATCGACGTCAAAACTTGTTGAGCCAGAGGAATCTTCTGGAGCTTGCAGTGAAGTGACTGAACAAGAAGAGGAGACTGAAATTCAATCACAAAGGGATAATAAGAAAG GGGCGTCCCGATCCCGAGTTAAAAAAAGCAATATGAAAGATGTGAAGGTGACCTTGTCTGCAACCACCCAGAGAGTTACAAGATTAAGGAAAAAG GTAGAAGAATGA
- the LOC108474277 gene encoding condensin-1 complex subunit CAP-D2 isoform X1 gives MAPLFVFPQNLQALEKDDEEEYQGNSLFVQNAIDIARFRPSELEEFVKGVSFDLSDKELYCIEEQDVFDRVYSLVRGFSSLAPSCKFILAESLRSNLSVLLPNVDSLVRVSQVQDDDETPTLDRVTSYRNAFKIYSFFLLHIILTEESYTGSSNNAKVIASSRKKQPVNSWNWESQRGRMLNLIANSLEINLSLLFGSADPDENYLSFIVKNTFSMFEKATLLKDSETKDALCHIIGACATKYHYTEQSSASIMHLLHKYDFVVTHMADAVAFAEKKYADGTLACSLIREIGRTNPKSYVKDTAGAENIGRFLVELADRLPKLVSTNIGLLIPHFGGESYKIRNALVGVLGKLVAKAFKDVEGEVSAKSIRLQTKQAMLEILLERCRDVSAYTRSRVLQVWAELCEEHSVSIGLWNEVASVAAGRLEDKSAIVRKSALNLLIMMLQHNPFGPQLRIASFQATLEQYKKKLNELEPVKLTEGMMDGVPSDNDSINGEGEVDNGNAEEVTNYQPESLTDSLTHTEQEIASKDSSVPDVGNVEQTRALVASLEAGLKFSECIAATMPTLLQLMASSSATDVENTILLLMRCRQFQIDGAEACLRKMLPLVFSQDKSIYEAVENAFVTIYIRKSPVETAKNLLNLAIDSNVGDQAALEFIVGALVSKGDISSIAISALWDFFCFNVNGTTAEQCRGALAIICMAAKSSSAILGSHLQDIIDIGFGRWAKVDPLLARTACIAIQRLSNEDKKKLVLSNGSRIFGILESLITGFGLPDNIWYAAADKAIDAVYILHPTPETLAADLVKKSLSSVFDDTRGDALQNDIASGNSIVLSTIQVVKLSRYLFVASHVAMNQLAYIESCVRKIQKQKGNKGKVDSEGTENAETQKDNGINAELGLAASEDAVLDTLAERAEKEIVSGSYSEKNLIGECAPFLSKLCRNFVLMQKYPILQASAMLALCRFMIIDAKFCDENLQLLFTVVENAPSEIVRSNCTIALGDLAVRFPNLLEPWTENMYARLKDPSVSVRKNAVLVLSHLILNDMMKVKGYINEMAVRVEDKDERISNLAKLFFHELSKKGSNPIYNLLPDILGKLSTQDLQKVSFCNIMQFLIGSIKKDKQMESLVEKLCNRFSGVTDVLQWENISYCLSQLSFTEKGVKKLIESFKTYEHALSEDSVMDHFRNIINKGKKFAKPELKVCIEEFEEKLNKFHMEKKEQEVTARNAEIHRQKVGNMEGFVMAGNNGEESTESDIAEGVSDSEVINTSVEVQTESSNDESTSKLVEPEESSGACSEVTEQEEETEIQSQRDNKKGASRSRVKKSNMKDVKVTLSATTQRVTRLRKKVEE, from the exons ATGGCTCCTCTCTTTGTTTTCCCTCAAAATCTGCAAGCCTTAGAGAAGGACGACGAAGAAGAGTACCAAGGCAATAGTCTCTTTGTTCAAAACGCTATCGATATCGCTAGGTTTCGTCCTTCGGAACTCGAAGAATTTGTCAAAG GGGTATCCTTTGATCTGTCTGATAAAGAGCTCTACTGTATCGAAGAGCAAGATGTGTTTGATCGTGTGTACTCCTTGGTCCGAGGTTTTTCGAGTCTCGCCCCATCGTGCAAGTTTATTCTTGCAGAAAGTCTTCGGTCCAATCTCAGTGTTCTGCTCCCAAATGTGGATTCGCTCGTGCGTGTTTCCCAAGTTCAGGATGATGATGAAACCCCAACGCTTGATCGTGTCACTTCATATAGAAACGCTTTTAAAATTTACTCATTCTTTCTCCTCCATATTATTTTGACCGAGGAGTCTTACACTGGTTCCAGCAACAATGCAAAG GTGATAGCAAGTAGTCGTAAGAAGCAGCCAGTAAACTCATGGAATTGGGAGTCACAGAGGGGCCGGATGCTTAACCTGATTGCGAACTCACTCGAGATCAACCTCTCGTTGCTCTTTGGATCTGCTGACCCAGACGAAAATTATCTATCTTTTATTGTAAA AAATACGTTTTCTATGTTTGAAAAGGCCACACTTCTAAAGGACTCAGAAACAAAAGATGCTCTATGTCATATCATTGGAGCTTGCGCTACAAAGTATCACTACACAGAGCAATCATCTGCTTCGATTATGCATCTTCTTCACAAATATGACTTTGTTGTTACCCACATGGCTGATGCCGTTGCTTTTGCTGAGAAGAAGTACGCTGATGGAACACTTGCTTGTTCTCTTATCAGAGAGATAGGGAGGACTAACCCCAAATCCTATGTGAAGGATACAGCAGGGGCTGAAAATATTGGGCGCTTCCTGGTGGAGCTTGCTGATCGACTACCAAAGCTAGTTTCGACTAACATTGGACTTTTGATTCCACACTTTGGGGGAGAATCTTATAAGATAAGGAATGCCCTTGTAGGTGTTTTGGGTAAATTAGTTGCAAAAGCATTTAAGGATGTTGAAGGTGAAGTGAGTGCTAAATCCATTCGTCTTCAGACCAAGCAAGCCATGTTGGAAATTTTGCTTGAGCGGTGTAGAGATGTTTCAGCTTATACGAGGAGTCGAGTTCTTCAAGTTTGGGCTGAGCTATGTGAAGAGCATTCTGTTTCAATTGGTTTATGGAATGAGGTTGCATCTGTTGCCGCTGGGAGATTGGAAGATAAGAGTGCCATTGTTAGAAAATCTGCATTAAATTTACTAATTATGATGTTGCAGCATAATCCTTTTGGTCCACAACTTCGAATAGCTTCATTTCAAGCAACTCTGGAGCAATACAAGAAGAAGCTAAATGAGCTTGAACCTGTTAAATTGACTGAAGGCATGATGGATGGAGTACCCTCTGATAATGATTCAATTAATGGCGAAGGTGAAGTTGATAATGGAAATGCTGAAGAGGTCACGAACTACCAACCTGAGAGTTTAACTGATAGTTTAACCCATACGGAACAAGAGATTGCTAGTAAAGATAGTTCTGTGCCAGATGTTGGGAACGTGGAGCAGACTAGGGCCTTGGTTGCCTCCCTTGAGGCTGGCTTGAAATTTTCTGAGTGCATAGCTGCGACAATGCCAACACTCCTTCAATTGATGGCTTCGTCTTCTGCCACAGATGTTGAGAACACTATTCTCTTGCTGATGAGATGTAGACAATTCCAAATTGATGGTGCAGAAGCCTGTCTACGCAAGATGTTGCCACTG GTATTTTCTCAAGACAAATCCATATATGAAGCTGTGGAGAATGCTTTTGTAACAATATATATTAGGAAAAGCCCAGTAGAGACTGCTAAAAATCTTTTGAATCTAGCCATTGATTCAAATGTAGGGGATCAAGCGGCCCTTGAGTTCATTGTTGGTGCCTTGGTGTCTAAAGGTGATATTTCCAGTATAGCG ATATCCGCACTATGGGATTTCTTTTGCTTTAATGTTAATGGAACAACTGCTGAGCAATGTCGTGGAGCTTTAGCTATCATCTGCATGGCAGCGAAATCATCCAGTGCAATTCTTGGCTCCCACTTACAAGACATTATTGATATTGGGTTTGGACGTTGGGCCAAAGTAGATCCTTTATTAGCTAGGACAGCATGCATTGCTATCCAGAGATTGTCTAATGAGGACAAGAAAAAGTTGGTGCTTAGTAATGGGAGCCGAATATTTGGTATTCTGGAAAGCTTGATCACAGGGTTTGGGCTTCCAGATAACATATGGTATGCTGCTGCTGATAAAGCAATAGATGCAGTATACATACTTCATCCTACACCAGAAACCTTAGCTGCTGATCTTGTTAAGAAATCTCTtagttcggtttttgatgataCCAGAGGAGATGCATTACAAAACGACATTGCAAGTGGTAACTCCATTGTGCTTTCCACTATTCAAGTAGTAAAGCTTAGCCGATATTTATTTGTCGCAAGTCATGTTGCCATGAACCAACTGGCGTACATTGAATCTTGTGTTCGGAAGATCCAGAAACAGAAAGGCAATAAAGGAAAAGTGGATTCTGAAGGTACAGAAAATGCAGAAACACAAAAG GATAATGGTATCAATGCTGAACTGGGTCTTGCTGCTTCTGAGGATGCAGTGCTAGACACACTtgctgagagagctgagaaagaaattGTTTCTGGTAGTTACAGTGAAAAGAATTTGATTGGAGAATGTGCACCTTTCCTTAGTAAACTGTGCCGAAATTTTGTTTTGATGCAGAAG TATCCAATACTACAGGCCTCTGCAATGCTTGCCTTATGTCGATTCATGATTATAGATGCCAAATTTTG TGATGAAAATCTCCAGCTTCTCTTCACTGTTGTGGAGAATGCGCCATCAGAAATTGTTCGTTCCAATTGCACTATTGCTCTTGGAGATTTGGCAGTTCGCTTTCCTAATCTGTTAGAGCCATGGACAGAGAACATGTATGCTCGGTTAAAGGATCCTTCAGTTTCAGTTAGAAAGAATGCTGTTCTGGTCCTTTCACATCTCATACTAAATGACATGATGAAG gtaaaaggTTACATAAACGAGATGGCTGTACGAGTAGAAGACAAAGATGAGAGGATCTCTAATTTGGCTAAACTCTTTTTTCATGAGTTGTCAAAGAAAG GAAGCAATCCAATATATAATTTACTTCCAGATATCCTTGGCAAATTATCCACCCAAGATCTGCAGAAAGTGTCTTTCTGCAACATCATGCAGTTCTTAATTGGTTCCATCAAGAAG GACAAACAAATGGAATCACTTGTTGAAAAGCTCTGCAATAGATTTAGTGGAGTTACAG ATGTTTTGCAATGGGAGAATATTTCTTACTGCCTTTCTCAGTTATCATTCACTGAAAAGGGAGTGAAAAAGCTAATAGAGTCATTCAAGACTTACGAACATGCCCTATCTGAGGATTCCGTGATGGATCATTTTAGAAACATCATTAACAAG GGCAAGAAGTTTGCTAAACCAGAACTGAAAGTATGCATTGAGGAGTTCGAGGAGAAACTTAATAAGTTCCACATGGAAAAGAAGGAGCAAGAGGTTACTGCAAGAAATGCAGAAATACATCGACAGAAGGTTGGCAATATGGAAGGTTTTGTTATGGCTGGAAATAATGGAGAAGAAAGTACAGAATCTGACATTGCTGAAG GTGTTAGCGATAGTGAGGTTATCAATACGTCAGTGGAAGTGCAAACCGAATCTTCAAATGATGAATCGACGTCAAAACTTGTTGAGCCAGAGGAATCTTCTGGAGCTTGCAGTGAAGTGACTGAACAAGAAGAGGAGACTGAAATTCAATCACAAAGGGATAATAAGAAAG GGGCGTCCCGATCCCGAGTTAAAAAAAGCAATATGAAAGATGTGAAGGTGACCTTGTCTGCAACCACCCAGAGAGTTACAAGATTAAGGAAAAAG GTAGAAGAATGA
- the LOC128284070 gene encoding UPF0481 protein At3g47200-like: MYLINRSNQTRTRRHHSHTFRNVKELKNAGIWLRASETSCLTDISFNRIFFVGKLWLPPITVDDSTGPKFMNLIAHEMCPDFKNDFTVTSYICFLDSLIDEAEDVKDLRDAGILYNGLGSDEEVAKLFNKMNTDLVPSPTIYNGVKRQIHNHCKNMWINYAAQAYHTHFRSPWTFLAFVGAIAALLLSALQTYYTIHQPK, from the coding sequence ATGTACTTGATAAATCGCAGCAACCAAACAAGAACAAGACGGCACCATTCGCACACCTTTCGTAACGTCAAAGAGCTTAAAAACGCCGGGATATGGTTAAGAGCAAGCGAAACAAGTTGTTTAACCGACATTAGTTTCAACCGTATCTTCTTCGTCGGAAAATTATGGTTACCACCGATCACGGTCGATGATTCAACCGGTCCTAAATTCATGAACTTAATAGCTCACGAAATGTGTCCGGATTTCAAGAACGATTTCACCGTCACTTCATATATTTGTTTCCTTGATTCATTGATCGATGAAGCCGAAGATGTAAAAGACCTGAGAGACGCCGGCATACTATACAACGGATTGGGGAGTGATGAAGAAGTGGCTAAGCTTTTCAATAAGATGAACACTGATTTGGTTCCTAGTCCGACGATTTACAATGGGGTTAAACGGCAAATACATAATCATTGTAAGAATATGTGGATTAATTATGCAGCTCAAGCTTATCATACTCATTTTAGGAGTCCTTGGACGTTTTTGGCATTTGTGGGTGCCATTGCTGCACTTCTTCTTAGTGCTTTGCAGACTTATTATACCATACATCAACCAAAGTAA
- the LOC108473872 gene encoding L-galactono-1,4-lactone dehydrogenase, mitochondrial — protein MFRSLSLKRSFKTHLKTLIHCPQQPPPPPPPPSPVLFSSIRALSTASSPPSSSSDSELRKYLGYTALLAFCGVATYYSFPFPENAKHKKAQLFRYAPLPEDLHTVSNWSGTHEVQTRHFHQPENLKQLEELVKESNEKRVKLRPVGSGLSPNGIGLARGGMVNLALMDKVLEVDKEKKRVRVQAGIRVQQLVDEIKDYGITLQNFASIREQQIGGILQVGAHGTGAKLPPIDEQIISMKLVTPAKGTIELSKEKDPELFYLARCGLGGLGVVAEVIIQCVERQELVEHTTVSNLKDLKKNHKKMLSESKHVKYLYIPYTDTVVVVTCNPVSKWRGPPKFKPKHTTDEAMQDIRELYKESLKKYRARDITNKSSDSDEPNINEFSFTELRDKLLSLDPLNKDHVMKVNHAEAEFWRKSEGYRVGWSDDILGFDCGGQQWVSETCFPAGTLSKPSMKDLEYIEELKKLIETNELPAPAPIEQRWTARSQSPMSPASSSAEDDIFSWVGIIMYLPTMDARQRKEITEEFFHYRHLTQSQLWDKYSAYEHWAKIEVPKDKEELEALQARLKARFPVDAYNKARRELDPNRILSNNILEKLFPLSDTV, from the exons ATGTTTCGATCGCTTTCCCTCAAGCGCTCTTTCAAAACCCACCTCAAAACACTCATCCATTGCCCTCAACAACCACCGCCGCCGCCGCCGCCACCGTCGCCAGTCCTCTTCTCTTCAATCCGCGCTCTTTCAACCGCCTCTTCACCTCCTTCCTCTTCCTCCGACTCCGAGCTGCGCAAGTACCTCGGTTACACCGCCCTCCTCGCCTTCTGCGGCGTCGCCACTTACTACTCCTTCCCGTTCCCGGAAAACGCCAAGCACAAGAAGGCCCAGCTCTTCCGTTACGCGCCGCTCCCCGAAGACCTCCACACGGTGTCCAATTGGAGTGGTACCCACGAAGTGCAGACCCGGCATTTCCACCAGCCAGAGAACCTGAAACAGCTTGAGGAGTTGGTTAAGGAGTCGAATGAGAAGCGGGTCAAGCTTCGACCCGTTGGGTCTGGGTTGTCCCCGAATGGGATCGGGTTAGCCCGTGGTGGGATGGTGAATTTGGCATTAATGGATAAGGTGTTGGAAGTGGATAAGGAGAAGAAGAGGGTGAGGGTTCAAGCTGGGATAAGAGTGCAACAATtagtggatgagattaaggattATGGTATAACACTTCAAAACTTTGCTTCCATTAGAGAGCAGCAAATTGGTGGCATTCTTCAG GTAGGTGCTCATGGAACTGGTGCAAAATTGCCTCCCATTGATGAACAGATTATTAGCATGAAACTTGTTACTCCTGCCAAGGGAACAATAGAACTTTCAAAAGAGAAAGACCCAGAGTTATTTTATTTAGCTCGCTGTGGTCTTGGGGGCCTTGGAGTGGTTGCTGAAGTGATCATTCAGTGTGTGGAAAGACAGGAGCTTGTAGAGCACACAACTGTCTCAAACTTGAAAGACCTCAAGAAAAACCAcaa GAAGATGTTGTCCGAGAGTAAGCATGTCAAGTACTTGTACATTCCATATACTGACACCGTTGTAGTTGTGACATGCAACCCTGTTTCAAAATGGAGAGGTCCACCCAAATTCAAACCCAAACATACTACGGATGAGGCTATGCAGGATATCCGTGAGCTCTACAAAGAATCTCTAAAGAAGTACAG GGCTAGAGATATTACGAATAAATCTTCTGACAGCGATGAACCAAACATAAATGAGTTCTCATTCACCGAGTTAAGAGATAAACTGCTTAGTCTTGATCCTCTCAACAAAGATCATGTCATGAAGGTTAATCATGCTGAGGCTGAATTCTGGAGGAAGTCTGAAGGATATCGAGTTGGATGGAGTGATGATATCTTGGGCTTTGATTGTGGGGGGCAACAATGGGTATCGGAAACCTGTTTTCCTGCTGGAACTCTTTCCAAACCTAGTATGAAGGACCTTGAATACATTGAAGAGCTAAAGAAACTCATTGAGACGAATGAGTTACCTGCTCCTGCTCCTATAGAACAACGATGGACAGCTCGCAGCCAGAGCCCGATGAGTCCTGCATCAAGCTCAGCAGAAGATGACATATTCTCATGG GTTGGTATAATCATGTACCTTCCTACAATGGATGCCCGCCAAAGAAAGGAAATAACAGAAGAATTCTTCCACTACAGGCATCTTACGCAGTCACAGTTGTGGGATAAATATTCTGCCTATGAACATTGGGCTAAGATTGAG GTCCCAAAGGACAAGGAAGAACTTGAAGCTCTTCAAGCGAGACTCAAAGCCCGTTTTCCAGTCGATGCATATAACAAAGCAAGGAGGGAATTGGATCCAAACAGAATCCTTTCTAATAACATTCTCGAAAAGCTGTTCCCATTATCCGACACTGTCTGA